A genomic window from Flavobacterium johnsoniae includes:
- a CDS encoding LytR/AlgR family response regulator transcription factor — translation MIKAIALDDEPLALEILQSLCDTIEYIDLEKTFTKSDEAFKYLKKYPVDLLFLDINMPSISGLDFYKKLPHKTMVIFTTAYSEFAVEGFTLSATDYLLKPISLSRFQQATEKAYSQWKLQKQNIEQQYLFIRADYSLIKILFSDILFIEGLDDYLKIHIQNQKTVVARMTLKAILQKLPETEFVRVHRSFIIPVSKVSKIRNKIIFIDQTEIPISASYEEAFFALLDGK, via the coding sequence ATGATAAAAGCAATTGCCTTAGATGACGAGCCTTTGGCTTTAGAAATCCTCCAAAGTTTATGCGATACAATCGAGTACATAGATCTGGAGAAAACTTTCACAAAGTCTGACGAAGCATTCAAATATTTGAAGAAATATCCAGTAGATTTATTGTTTCTGGATATTAATATGCCGTCAATTTCAGGATTAGATTTTTATAAAAAACTGCCACACAAAACGATGGTAATTTTTACTACAGCTTATTCTGAATTTGCTGTCGAAGGTTTCACTTTAAGCGCAACAGATTATCTTCTGAAACCAATTTCACTTTCAAGATTCCAACAAGCGACTGAAAAAGCCTATTCGCAATGGAAACTGCAAAAACAAAACATAGAACAGCAATATCTGTTTATCCGTGCCGATTATAGCCTTATTAAAATCCTATTTTCTGATATTTTATTTATCGAAGGATTAGATGATTATCTCAAAATTCATATTCAAAATCAAAAAACGGTTGTGGCAAGAATGACATTAAAAGCAATTCTTCAAAAACTGCCAGAAACAGAATTTGTACGCGTGCATCGTTCGTTTATAATTCCTGTTTCAAAAGTTTCGAAAATTAGAAATAAAATCATTTTTATAGACCAGACAGAAATTCCAATAAGCGCCAGTTACGAAGAAGCTTTCTTTGCTCTTTTGGATGGAAAGTGA
- a CDS encoding PorP/SprF family type IX secretion system membrane protein — protein MKKFILSLVLMAVTTSYSQELNLPVFTQYLADNPFILSPAYAGIGDNLRIRANGLTQWVGIKDAPDNQSLYADFRVLDRSGVGLSLYNDSNGNTRQTGAKVSFAHHLILDYYSEQYLSFGISYNFNSFRLETGNFIGDVNAPGGPIDPTVTDNRQTSNNNFDISALYRFKGFYLSFNANNVLKKNLTRERTNEPDLLSNFQVYSGFTFKDGENRRIEYEPSVFLQYFASDGRSTTDFNFKYRRYNRYEDYYWIGVSYRFLNDQFPKPLAAGPMAGFMKSKFYFAYSYQMMFNGLGSYNSGTHSITIGFDFLQSISNCPCTQSPVHD, from the coding sequence ATGAAAAAGTTTATTCTATCCTTAGTACTCATGGCTGTAACAACAAGTTACAGCCAAGAGTTAAACCTACCAGTGTTTACTCAGTATTTGGCTGATAACCCTTTTATTCTTTCACCCGCTTATGCCGGAATTGGAGATAATCTTCGTATTAGAGCCAACGGTCTTACACAATGGGTTGGAATTAAAGATGCGCCAGATAACCAATCATTGTATGCCGATTTTCGTGTTTTAGACCGTTCGGGTGTTGGTTTGTCATTGTATAATGATAGCAACGGAAATACAAGACAAACAGGAGCAAAGGTTTCTTTTGCGCATCACCTTATATTAGATTATTATTCTGAGCAATATTTATCTTTTGGTATTTCGTATAACTTCAATAGCTTTCGTTTAGAAACAGGAAATTTCATAGGAGATGTAAATGCTCCTGGAGGTCCGATAGATCCAACGGTAACAGATAATCGACAAACATCAAACAACAACTTTGATATTAGTGCTTTGTATCGTTTTAAAGGCTTTTATTTAAGTTTTAATGCCAATAACGTTTTAAAGAAAAACTTGACTAGAGAGAGAACAAACGAACCAGATTTACTTTCTAACTTTCAGGTTTACTCTGGATTTACTTTCAAAGACGGAGAAAATAGACGTATCGAATACGAACCATCTGTTTTCTTGCAGTATTTTGCAAGTGACGGACGTTCTACAACCGATTTTAACTTCAAATACAGACGTTACAATCGTTACGAAGATTATTATTGGATTGGAGTTTCATACCGTTTCTTAAACGACCAATTTCCAAAACCTTTAGCAGCAGGTCCAATGGCAGGTTTTATGAAATCTAAGTTCTATTTTGCCTATTCGTACCAAATGATGTTTAACGGACTTGGAAGTTATAATTCAGGAACACATTCGATCACAATCGGATTCGATTTCTTACAATCAATCAGTAACTGTCCTTGTACGCAGAGTCCAGTTCACGATTAA
- a CDS encoding sensor histidine kinase produces MKTKFSLYAKHIVLCLAFLFLPYAFTSTNTVFSLPHLYTNAHDRIYLFIYCTLLGFFYFNYYYLIPKLYFSDKKLLYYVIIIVFLLFFLWISTVLVHPSRNFLDFEYHSGKFPVHPKPFDPRFPPPPHGSNPMSFEFNGGPPTQYGHTTLVYLIGVVSSLLFAITGRLQSVEKEKVKSELAFLKAQINPHFLFNTLNSIYALALKKDDRTPDAVVQLSELMRYIMTNSNDEVIELSKEINYINNYISLQKTRLGNTVNINYSVIGITSGKVITPLILISFIENAFKHGVNPDQTSEIYIKIDIEEEILTLYVSNRKTFSVQSDSGIGLQNTIERLKLVYPNKHALMIEDSAEKYIVNLSVKIR; encoded by the coding sequence ATGAAAACAAAATTTTCACTTTATGCGAAACACATAGTTTTGTGCCTCGCTTTTTTATTTTTGCCGTATGCGTTTACGTCAACAAATACCGTTTTTTCATTACCGCATTTGTATACAAACGCACACGATCGAATTTACCTTTTCATTTATTGCACACTTCTTGGGTTCTTTTATTTCAATTATTATTATTTAATTCCAAAACTTTACTTCTCAGATAAAAAGCTTTTGTATTATGTCATAATCATCGTTTTTCTTTTATTCTTTCTTTGGATTTCAACTGTTTTAGTTCATCCAAGCCGAAATTTTTTAGATTTTGAATACCATTCCGGAAAGTTTCCCGTACATCCAAAACCATTCGATCCAAGATTTCCACCTCCGCCACACGGCAGCAATCCAATGTCTTTTGAATTTAACGGCGGTCCTCCAACGCAATACGGACATACAACTCTTGTTTACTTAATAGGCGTAGTGTCAAGTTTGCTTTTTGCTATTACAGGAAGACTTCAAAGCGTAGAAAAAGAAAAAGTAAAATCAGAACTGGCTTTTCTAAAAGCACAAATCAATCCGCATTTTTTATTTAATACGCTAAATAGTATTTATGCATTAGCGCTAAAAAAAGATGACAGAACTCCAGACGCGGTTGTTCAGTTATCAGAATTAATGCGTTACATCATGACTAATTCAAACGATGAGGTAATTGAACTAAGCAAAGAAATTAATTATATTAATAATTATATTTCATTGCAGAAAACGCGTTTAGGAAACACAGTAAACATTAATTATTCCGTAATCGGAATTACTTCTGGTAAAGTCATAACGCCCCTAATTTTGATTTCTTTTATCGAAAACGCTTTTAAACACGGAGTCAATCCCGATCAGACTTCAGAAATTTATATTAAGATTGATATTGAAGAAGAAATACTAACTTTATACGTTTCTAATAGAAAAACATTTTCTGTTCAGTCAGATTCTGGAATTGGGCTTCAGAATACCATTGAAAGATTAAAACTAGTTTACCCTAATAAACATGCTTTAATGATTGAAGATTCTGCAGAAAAATATATTGTCAATTTGAGCGTTAAAATACGATGA